One part of the Glycine max cultivar Williams 82 chromosome 14, Glycine_max_v4.0, whole genome shotgun sequence genome encodes these proteins:
- the WRKY31 gene encoding WRKY transcription factor 31: MALELMGFPKLDEQKAIQEAASEGLKGMEHLIRTLSHQPFHLNTELTDVTVSKFKKLISLLNRTGHARFRRAPVQYSSPPAPVHNANTSTSSIQLPPPPQNPNIPAPVQFPSPAPVAVHHAPVTLDFTKPHNALLSSNAKSVELEFSKETFSVSSNSSFMSSAITGDGSVSNGKIFLAPPATSARKPPAFKKRCHEHREHSGDVSGNSKCHCVKRRKNRVKNTVRVPAISSKIADIPPDEYSWRKYGQKPIKGSPYPRGYYKCSTVRGCPARKHVERAPDDPAMLIVTYEGEHRHAVQAAMQENAAGVVGLVFEST; encoded by the exons ATGGCATTGGAACTCATGGGGTTCCCAAAACTAGACGAACAAAAGGCCATTCAAGAGGCCGCATCAGAAGGCCTCAAAGGCATGGAGCACTTGATCCGAACTCTCTCCCACCAACCCTTTCACTTAAACACCGAACTCACCGATGTTACTGTTTCCAAGTTTAAGAAACTCATTTCGCTCCTAAACCGAACCGGCCATGCCCGATTCAGACGGGCCCCGGTTCAGTACTCATCTCCACCCGCACCTGTTCACAACGCTAACACTTCCACCTCATCAATTCAACTCCCTCCTCCGCCGCAAAACCCTAATATTCCCGCGCCGGTGCAGTTTCCTTCTCCTGCGCCGGTGGCCGTTCACCACGCGCCGGTGACGCTCGATTTCACGAAGCCGCACAACGCGCTTCTGAGCTCCAACGCGAAATCTGTTGAGCTCGAGTTCTCGAAGGAGACCTTCAGCGTTTCATCGAACTCGTCCTTCATGTCCTCCGCGATCACCGGCGATGGCAGCGTCTCCAACGGGAAGATCTTCCTGGCGCCGCCGGCGACCTCCGCCCGAAAACCTCCAGCGTTCAAGAAGCGGTGCCACGAACACCGCGAACACTCCGGCGACGTCTCCGGCAACAGCAAGTGCCACTGCGTTAAGCGAAG GAAAAATAGGGTGAAGAACACAGTGAGAGTGCCGGCGATTAGTTCAAAAATCGCCGATATTCCACCCGACGAGTACTCGTGGAGAAAGTACGGTCAGAAACCGATCAAGGGTTCCCCATACCCAAG gGGTTACTACAAGTGCAGCACGGTGAGAGGGTGCCCAGCGAGGAAGCACGTGGAGCGCGCACCAGACGATCCGGCGATGCTGATAGTGACGTACGAGGGGGAGCACAGGCACGCCGTTCAGGCCGCGATGCAGGAGAACGCAGCCGGGGTGGTGGGGTTGGTGTTCGAGTCAAcgtag